A genome region from Carya illinoinensis cultivar Pawnee chromosome 2, C.illinoinensisPawnee_v1, whole genome shotgun sequence includes the following:
- the LOC122301918 gene encoding protein FAR1-RELATED SEQUENCE 5-like — protein sequence MGKGEEHASPLTPCSSNPQNSDIPQTGLLNVPNYMHGYFGPLPAWSPAFVPYPDGNKDPSNIQQNVGYPFPYGMPPSCPSITTSSEPSARTGQEDSPDCLGTEVQCSSAQVDEEIILDSPDLRETDDGIPDTPQAVPSSSVEDIIQEPKSGMEFNSFEDLLTYYKHYAKQCKFGVMTQRSERLEDQCVRYVTLGCARRGKARIKSSNVANPRPTGKTDCKCMDGITPKAIITDQDRAMKNVIAIVFPETRHRFCLWHILKKVPEKLGSYAAYKSGLKTQLMKCVYDTQTIEEFEKVWAEFISTYELQENGWLESLYAEREHWVPVFLKEHFWAGMSTTQRSESMNAFFDGYVHSKTNLKEFVDQFDSALKKKIENEIQAEFQSFSGTIPCVSISPIEKKFQLLYTKSKFKEVQQQVIGVLDLDPSILRSDGVIKSYLVEDEIRIHEYSKQITYYVDFNVNDYSAKCSCGLFQMRGILCRHILAVFKCNSIKELLDRYILDRWRNDIKWRYTLIQSSYDAGDQRPIGNIYLVLLDMCYGMIDYAVDSSEQFEDAKKKIYEMTELYRQSQTSSSMMQTGPEPGLSTLDSTAGGSSQVKSPKIVRGKGRPPSLRRASRMETETRKVKAKQKKPQQGGKRKERDEGHKGAMGTRRNLFDEGDTTVERIEINFFGPSKVDITNPGEVEV from the exons ATGGGAAAAGGGGAAGAACACGCATCTCCCTTAACTCCATGTagctcaaatccacaaaactCG GACATCCCTCAAACTGGTTTACTAAACGTTCCAAATTACATGCACGGTTACTTTGGACCACTGCCTGCATGGTCACCAGCTTTCGTGCCATATCCAGATGGCAACAAAGATCCAAGCAACATTCAG CAAAACGTTGGTTACCCATTTCCCTATGGGATGCCACCTAGTTGCCCATCTATCACTACGAGCTCCGAACCAAGCGCAAGAACCGGTCAAGAAGATAGTCCCGATTGTCTGGGAACTGAAGTGCAATGTTCTTCCGCACAAGTTGATGAAGAAATTATCCTGGATAGTCCAGATCTACGGGAAACTGACGATGGCATTCCCGATACACCACAAGCAGTGCCATCATCGAGTGTTGAGGATATCATTCAGGAGCCAAAGTCCGGGATGGAATTCAATTCTTTTGAAGATTTGTTGACATATTATAAGCATTATGCAAAACAGTGCAAgtttggggtgatgacacaGAGGAGTGAGAGGTTGGAGGATCAGTGTGTCAGATATGTCACTCTTGGTTGTGCACGGCGAGGAAAGGCGCGGATTAAGAGTTCCAATGTTGCCAACCCACGTCCGACGGGAAAGACTGACTGTAAG tgtatggatggtataACTCCAAAGGCTATTATTACTGATCAAGACAGAGCAATGAAAAATGTAATTGCTATTGTCTTTCCAGAAACTCGACATAGATTTTGCCTATGGCATATACTCAAGAAAGTCCCTGAGAAGCTTGGGTCATATGCAGCCTACAAGAGTGGGCTGAAAACTCAGCTCATGAAATGTGTGTACGACACACAAACCATTGAAGAGTTTGAAAAGGTATGGGCCGAGTTTATTAGTACATATGAGTTACAAGAGAATGGTTGGTTGGAAAGTTTATATGCGGAACGCGAGCATTGGGTACCTGTTTTTCTAAAAGAGCATTTTTGGGCGGGTATGAGTACAACACAGCGCAGTGAGAGTATGAATGCGTTTTTTGATGGTTATGTCCATTCGAAAACAAACTTGAAGGAGTTTGTCGACCAGTTTGACAGTGCgctgaagaaaaaaattgagaatgagaTTCAGGCTGAATTCCAGTCATTTAGTGGCACCATTCCCTGCGTTTCTATATCCccaattgaaaagaaatttcaattgTTGTACACTAAATCAAAATTTAAGGAAGTACAACAACAAGTCATTGGTGTGCTTGACTTGGACCCTTCTATACTAAGATCGGATGGTGTAATAAAGAGTTATTTGGTAGAAGATGAGATCCGAATTCATGAGTATTCAAAACAAATTACATATTATGTGGATTTTAATGTGAATGACTACTCTGCGAAGTGTTCATGTGGATTATTTCAGATGAGGGGGATATTGTGTAGGCATATTTTGGCAGTGTTCAAATGTAACAGTATAAAAGAATTGCTAGACCGGTACATTTTAGACAGATGGAGAaatgacataaagtggagataCACGTTAATTCAAAGTAGCTACGACGCAGGGGATCAGAGGCCAATtggtaatatatatttagttctTTTAGATATGTGTTATGGGATGATAGATTATGCGGTGGATTCTAGTGAGCAATTTGAAGATGCAAAGAAGAAGATATATGAGATGACTGAATTATATCGTCAGAGCCAAACCTCCTCATCTATGATGCAAACAG GACCGGAACCTGGTTTGTCGACATTGGATAGTACTGCAGGTGGTAGTTCACAAGTTAAGAGTCCAAAGATTGTCAGGGGGAAAGGAAGACCTCCATCCCTGAGGAGAGCCTCCAGAATGGAGACGGAAACTCGCAAGGTTAAAGCCAAACAGAAGAAACCACAACAAGGGGGAAAACGGAAAGAG CGAGATGAAGGACATAAAGGAGCCATGGGCACGAGGAGGAATCTCTTTGATGAAGGAGATACAACAGTCGAGCGcattgaaattaatttttttgggcCATCAAAGGTAGATATCACCAATCCTGGTGAAGTAGAGGTATGA
- the LOC122301335 gene encoding protein NRT1/ PTR FAMILY 2.3-like, producing MIMFTLMETIHIYTLRPAPCAIGSYTCETPSNLQYAVLYMTLTLASLGLGGTRFTIASMGAQQLDKNKDQATFVDWYYLTLYVANIISFTAIIYIQDSVSWGLGFALCALVNAIGLASLVLGKRLYRQVKPKGSPFMSIARVLVAAIRKRKASGGFGCRDYYYSGATQMLKMEDSSSTKRFRFLNRAALKTESDKQSDGSYARSWRLCPMEEVEVLKSLLKIIPVWSAGLPLCTSVGTLVASQYSKP from the exons ATGATCATGTTCACCCTAATGGAgacaatacatatatataccttGAGGCCAGCACCATGTGCAATTGGCTCATACACGTGTGAAACCCCATCAAATCTTCAATATGCAGTCCTCTACATGACCTTAACGCTTGCTTCACTAGGGCTTGGAGGCACGCGCTTTACAATTGCGTCCATGGGAGCCCAGCAATTAGACAAGAACAAAGACCAAGCAACATTCGTTGACTGGTATTATCTCACCTTGTACGTTGCCAATATAATCAGTTTCACTGCAATTATCTATATACAGGACAGCGTGAGCTGGGGATTAGGGTTCGCATTATGCGCCCTTGTAAATGCCATTGGCTTAGCCTCACTTGTACTGGGAAAGCGATTGTATCGCCAAGTTAAGCCAAAAGGAAGCCCTTTCATGAGCATAGCTCGTGTCCTGGTTGCAGCCATTAGGAAAAGGAAGGCATCGGGAGGTTTTGGATGCCGGGATTATTATTATTCGGGAGCCACCCAGATGTTAAAAATGGAAGACAGTTCATCAACTAAAAGGTTCAG ATTCTTAAATCGTGCAGCATTGAAAACCGAAAGCGACAAACAATCGGACGGCTCATATGCAAGATCATGGAGGCTATGTCCAATGGAAGAAGTGGAAGTACTCAAAAGCCTACTCAAAATTATTCCAGTTTGGTCTGCTGGCCTTCCTTTATGTACCTCTGTAGGTACCCTAGTAGCCTCACAATACTCCAAGCCCTGA
- the LOC122301919 gene encoding protein NRT1/ PTR FAMILY 2.6-like, translating into MDRHLGPHFKVPAASFLVFNLLGTTISIFLIDHFLLPTWQILTRRSMTPLQRIGIGHVINILAFVGSALIETRRLHVIRAHKLGGQPGMIVPMSALWLALPLVIVGVGEGFYVPGSVLYYQEFPESLKSTSTAIVSFLLGIGLYLSTATMDLIDRTTGWLPDNINDGRLDYVYWVLVALTVVNFGYFLICAKLFKYKGEEDHDHGPSGLAH; encoded by the coding sequence ATGGATCGACACCTTGGACCCCATTTCAAAGTCCCAGCTGCATCATTCCTCGTCTTCAACTTGTTAGGAACAACCATCTCAATCTTTCTCATTGACCATTTCCTCCTCCCCACGTGGCAAATTCTCACCCGCAGATCTATGACACCCCTCCAACGTATCGGAATTGGCCACGTCATCAATATCCTTGCCTTTGTAGGGTCGGCTCTGATTGAAACTAGACGGCTCCATGTGATCCGAGCCCATAAACTCGGAGGCCAACCCGGCATGATTGTGCCCATGTCGGCCCTATGGCTTGCGCTGCCACTCGTCATTGTAGGCGTTGGGGAGGGATTTTATGTCCCAGGATCAGTATTGTATTATCAAGAATTTCCCGAATCTTTGAAAAGTACATCCACGGCTATAGTATCTTTCCTACTTGGAATTGGGCTTTATCTAAGCACGGCGACTATGGATCTGATAGATAGAACCACTGGATGGTTACCGGATAATATTAATGATGGGAGATTGGATTATGTGTATTGGGTATTGGTGGCGTTGACGGTGGTGAATTTTGGCTACTTTCTAATATGTGCCAAGTTGTTCAAGTACAAAGGTGAGGAGGACCATGATCATGGGCCTTCTGGGCTGGCCCACTGA
- the LOC122301334 gene encoding nuclear transcription factor Y subunit B-1-like — MAEAPASPAGGSHESGGDQSPRSAGVREQDRYLPIANISRIMKKALPANGKIAKDAKDTMQECVSEFISFITSEASDKCQKEKRKTINGDDLLWAMATLGFEDYIEPLKVYLARYRELEGDSKGSARSGDASGKRDAVGALAPQNPQFAHQGSLNYMNSQFADAEG; from the exons ATGGCGGAGGCTCCGGCGAGTCCAGCGGGTGGGAGCCACGAGAGCGGCGGCGATCAGAGCCCGCGCTCGGCGGGGGTGCGCGAGCAGGACCGATATTTGCCGATCGCCAACATCAGCAGGATCATGAAGAAGGCGTTGCCGGCCAACGGCAAGATCGCCAAGGATGCCAAGGACACCATGCAGGAATGCGTCTCCGAATTCATCAGCTTCATCACCAGCGA GGCGAGCGATAAGTGCCagaaggagaagaggaagaCCATTAATGGCGATGATTTGTTGTGGGCAATGGCGACGTTGGGGTTTGAAGACTATATCGAGCCACTTAAGGTGTACCTAGCTAGGTACAGAGAG TTAGAG GGTGATTCCAAAGGATCTGCTAGGAGTGGAGATGCATCTGGTAAAAGGGATGCGGTTGGTGCTCTGGCCCCTCAAAACCCACAG TTTGCTCATCAGGGGTCATTGAACTACATGAACTCCCAa TTTGCTGATGCTGAAGGTTAG
- the LOC122301332 gene encoding uncharacterized protein LOC122301332 isoform X1 — translation MSSSRFLFRNGTVLHSSDAAAPITTFLESHPGAYTTTRTHHTASCLLFWERHVNRLADSIRILSNSAPKLLFQSNNHRLSLPVTSPMWESAVRALVDDSMNEALPIAMNERRGGEELSVTVLVCGSSGRFNGFEYVDEELMREALDVYVSVGCYVPRAFDVRGNGARLAVVGQGRDVANAKYSDWVRLRKPLEKLRPPSVTELLLSNDGDHILEGCVTNFFVVCRKDNDEAKGTCLHDQNNTCAFEVQTAPIQDGVLPGIIRQIVMEVCLSKGISFREVAPSWSKHEIWEEAFITSSLRLLEHVETIQVPSSWKSLNSKTWEEISWEQKQFEQEGPGMITRVIQKGIMEKANLEGFPIGDAV, via the exons ATGTCCAGTTCGAGGTTTCTCTTCAGAAACGGTACGGTGCTCCACTCCTCCGACGCTGCCGCTCCAATCACAACCTTCCTCGAGTCTCATCCAG GCGCTTATACGACCACTCGTACCCACCACACTGCTTCCTGCCTCTTGTTCTGGGAAAGGCACGTTAATCGACTTGCCGACTCGATCCGAATTCTATCGAATTCTGCTCCGAAACTTTTATTCCAATCGAACAATCATCGACTTTCTTTGCCAGTGACTTCGCCGATGTGGGAATCGGCTGTTCGGGCGCTTGTGGACGACTCGATGAACGAAGCGTTGCCTATTGCAATGAATGAGAGGAGGGGTGGGGAGGAACTGTCCGTTACGGTGCTTGTTTGTGGGAGCTCGGGGAGATTTAATGGATTCGAGTATGTGGATGAAGAATTGATGCGCGAAGCTCTTGATGTGTATGTTTCTGTTGGGTGTTATGTGCCTCGTGCCTTCGATGTTCGAGGAAATGGCGCACGCCTGGCTGTGGTTGGTCAGGGGAGGGATGTCGCGAATGCCAAGTATTCAGATTGGGTGAG ACTTAGGAAGCCCCTGGAGAAGTTGAGGCCTCCTTCAGTGACCGAGCTTCTGTTGTCGAATGATGGTGATCACATACTCGAAGGTTGTGTGACAAACTTTTTTGTTGTCTGTCGCAAG GATAACGATGAAGCCAAGGGGACTTGCTTGCATGATCAGAATAATACATGTGCTTTCGAAGTACAGACAGCTCCTATTCAGGATGGTGTCCTTCCAGGAATTATTCGCCAAATAGTGATGGA AGTATGCTTGAGCAAGGGAATCTCATTTCGGGAAGTTGCCCCTTCATGGTCAAAACATGAAATTTGGGAGGAGGCGTTCATCACAA GTAGCTTGAGACTTTTGGAACATGTGGAGACAATTCAAGTTCCAAGTTCTTGGAAGTCACTTAATTCAAAAACTTGGGAAGAGATATCGTGGGAACAGAAGCAGTTTGAG cAGGAGGGTCCTGGGATGATCACAAGAGTAATCCAG AAAGGGATCATGGAGAAAGCAAATCTGGAAGGGTTCCCGATAGGTGATGCTGTGTGA
- the LOC122301332 gene encoding uncharacterized protein LOC122301332 isoform X2, with product MSSSRFLFRNGTVLHSSDAAAPITTFLESHPGAYTTTRTHHTASCLLFWERHVNRLADSIRILSNSAPKLLFQSNNHRLSLPVTSPMWESAVRALVDDSMNEALPIAMNERRGGEELSVTVLVCGSSGRFNGFEYVDEELMREALDVYVSVGCYVPRAFDVRGNGARLAVVGQGRDVANAKYSDWVRLRKPLEKLRPPSVTELLLSNDGDHILEGCVTNFFVVCRKDNDEAKGTCLHDQNNTCAFEVQTAPIQDGVLPGIIRQIVMEVCLSKGISFREVAPSWSKHEIWEEAFITSSLRLLEHVETIQVPSSWKSLNSKTWEEISWEQKQFEEGPGMITRVIQKGIMEKANLEGFPIGDAV from the exons ATGTCCAGTTCGAGGTTTCTCTTCAGAAACGGTACGGTGCTCCACTCCTCCGACGCTGCCGCTCCAATCACAACCTTCCTCGAGTCTCATCCAG GCGCTTATACGACCACTCGTACCCACCACACTGCTTCCTGCCTCTTGTTCTGGGAAAGGCACGTTAATCGACTTGCCGACTCGATCCGAATTCTATCGAATTCTGCTCCGAAACTTTTATTCCAATCGAACAATCATCGACTTTCTTTGCCAGTGACTTCGCCGATGTGGGAATCGGCTGTTCGGGCGCTTGTGGACGACTCGATGAACGAAGCGTTGCCTATTGCAATGAATGAGAGGAGGGGTGGGGAGGAACTGTCCGTTACGGTGCTTGTTTGTGGGAGCTCGGGGAGATTTAATGGATTCGAGTATGTGGATGAAGAATTGATGCGCGAAGCTCTTGATGTGTATGTTTCTGTTGGGTGTTATGTGCCTCGTGCCTTCGATGTTCGAGGAAATGGCGCACGCCTGGCTGTGGTTGGTCAGGGGAGGGATGTCGCGAATGCCAAGTATTCAGATTGGGTGAG ACTTAGGAAGCCCCTGGAGAAGTTGAGGCCTCCTTCAGTGACCGAGCTTCTGTTGTCGAATGATGGTGATCACATACTCGAAGGTTGTGTGACAAACTTTTTTGTTGTCTGTCGCAAG GATAACGATGAAGCCAAGGGGACTTGCTTGCATGATCAGAATAATACATGTGCTTTCGAAGTACAGACAGCTCCTATTCAGGATGGTGTCCTTCCAGGAATTATTCGCCAAATAGTGATGGA AGTATGCTTGAGCAAGGGAATCTCATTTCGGGAAGTTGCCCCTTCATGGTCAAAACATGAAATTTGGGAGGAGGCGTTCATCACAA GTAGCTTGAGACTTTTGGAACATGTGGAGACAATTCAAGTTCCAAGTTCTTGGAAGTCACTTAATTCAAAAACTTGGGAAGAGATATCGTGGGAACAGAAGCAGTTTGAG GAGGGTCCTGGGATGATCACAAGAGTAATCCAG AAAGGGATCATGGAGAAAGCAAATCTGGAAGGGTTCCCGATAGGTGATGCTGTGTGA